ggaatctacagggtctggagtgattctggatgaagaaatggtctctgatctcttatcaggtgttctctaacctcatcagggaTTGTAGAAGAAAATgtagacctgttaaactggcaaatggaggtttgaaaaagtattgaataaaagggtgccattacttgtggccaatgtgtattagagaaaaacatttatttcatgatatttcaccccattttaaattcttattatccaatgaaaggacacatttttgtgaattttttaaataaaagaacaaaaggattaacaatgcagacaaattttcacagccttctttgatcatatttaccaagggtgccgatatatttggccacgactgtatgcAGAATTAAAACCTTCTTAAAATCTATGTATGAGCCTTGTGATGGACTGACCATCCATGTAGGGAGTTTTCCCACCTGTGGCTCAAGATGCTGGGTTAGGCTCCAGCAATACATTACCCTAATAAGgacattaaattttaaataatattatagacggatggatggatgactgtttaaaagttttatttaaagacGTAGTTCACAACTATGAAGGCATTtttcaaattatgtaaaaatttaaaaacaaaaagtaaaaaaatataaatatatagactaCAATTGACCTTAAATTACTGGGCTAACAGTACTCAACATCCCACTTTCAAATGTGGCAGGGATatacaatttcataaaaaattaaaattgacaATTTTCATAAACAAggcaaatttaaacattttatgaacaaaatctggtttgaaaaaaaaaatatatatatatttaatgtgaatacaaaataacatgaataaaataacactttacaattatAAGAATGACTGGCCGCTGGCAAAATTACCCAACACTGTACTATTTAACCAACTTGTATCATCCAGCAGTTTAGAAAACATTGTGCTTATATTATAACATTaagacatgatttttttttttcagatttgacTCTAATTGTTCAGATGCAAGAAGCACGAGTccttgaacataaaaaaataaaaaaaataaaatcactttgaacagcaaaaaaaaaaaaattattgagaaaAAATATTCCGTGTTCCATATCTGTGCATTGCAAAAATTTGTGAATCTCTAGGATACATTGCTCATTTGAAGGTGAAATTAGAATCCATCTGTTAGGAGCTGTTTTTATTCAGTAGAATAATTATCAAAGTGTCAATGCCTTCCCAGTTTTATTTAAAGAACAGGGATCTATCAAAATCTGATCATGTTTGTGgaaataaaaaatggcaaaaacaaaggAGATCTCCATGGACCTCAGACACCCCTGCATGTAAGAGTCTGCAAGGAATTCAGGGTATCCTCTCAGTAACTAAAGGCCTTTCTCACACTGGCTAATGTTAATGTTCATGAGTCCATCATAAGGAGACTACTGAAAAGCAATGGTGTGCATGGCAGAATTGCAAGGAGAAACCCACTGCTCTCCAAAAAGAAAATTGCTCCCCGTCTGCATTTTTCCCACCGCATTCAAGCAGGTCCTGATAACCACACTGCTCACAAAACCTACATTAAACACAACAATTGCAGATAGCTACAgacctgtctctctccttccattcatagcaaaaacacttgaattaATTGTTTACAACTCAACCTGGtaaagactgagcttcttgtcttccctgccactccaactctacagcatgatttcaccatccagttaggttcaacacctctctttatctccctgCACTGGCTCCTGGTTGCAGATTGCATCAAATTCAAGACACTGAAGCTTGACCCCTCCACTCACTTTAAAGGGATCTACATCACTTCCAGAAACTGACATCTATGAGTGAGTAAAGCTTCGTGGTGTTATCACATAGTGGCACAAATTAACTTTCAAGAACTTTTTCATTTatcattcctggctggtggaatgaactTCCCTCCCCTATCCAGAATGCTGAATCTCTTACAATTTTCAAGCGACACCggaaaactcatctcttttgtCACTATTTGACttcatcttaaaataataataataataatactaataataataataattaacttttcTTAATCGCTCCCTGTCTAGTTTAATCTGATGCATGAAACTTtatattacaagcacttcctgaaTTTCTTTGCCTCTTTAATGACGAATCACTTATTGTATTCatcaattgtaagtcactttggataaatgcgtCTGTTGaactgataaatgtaaatgtaatgtaatgcctGCAGCTTGCTAAAGATCAAGGGCTAGCCAGAGGTCTATTGGAGAAATATTTTGTGGACAGATGagaccaaaaatataactttttggtTTAGATGAGAAGTGTTATGTTTGGAAAAAGGAAAACACTGCATGCCAGCATATGAAACTCTGAAACATTGTGGTAGTATCATGGTTTGGCCCTGTTTTGCTGAATCTGGGACAGGACAACTTGCCATCATTGATGAAACATTGAATTCTGAATGCAGCAAATTCTAAAAGAAAACATCAAGACATCTGTTTGAGAACTGAATCTCAAGAGAAAGCAGGTCATGGAACAAGATTTTTACCAGAGAATGATTAAAGAAGTTCATGTTTTGGAATGGCCAATTCAAAGTCCAAACCTCAATCCAACTGAAATGTTGTGGAAGGACCTGAAACAAGCAGCTCATATGAGGAAACCCACCAACATCACAGAGTTGAAGTGGTTCTGTACTGAGGGGCTAAAACTCCTACAAGATGTTGTGCAGGACTTAGGAGCAGTTACAATAAACTTTACCAGCAGTAATAGCTGCTAAATGgagtcacaccagatactgaaagCAAAGATGTGTAATAATGGATAGTTTTTCCTCAGTAAatgaattacaaaatgtttttttaatgtttttttgcataTCTGATGATATTCTTCATAATTATGTAGAAATATAGAAAATTCTAAAGGCTTCACAAACTTTAGTCACATCATCAATTTTAAAGATGTCTAGAATCAAGTGGTTGCTCAACTTCCCCAGAGGCTATACTGCACATAAAGATTGAGCGAACTTAATGTAAACATTGCtaaatagtttctgttacatttaCTTAACCAAAGCCAAAGCAATAATACAAACAACTGCCGAAGATAAAAACATACCTGAGAAAGACACTCTATTTCCTCGGCAAAAGCATTAAGGTCATCGGCAGATTGAGACTTTTTCAGATTCAGGTCAGCAGTCAGTGTATCCTCATTATAAGATCTGACGAACTTGAAGTCACTAGTGCGCGAGCCCGTGGTCAGGTATGCGTCATAATTGTAAGTGCTGCGGAGAGTTCCCGCGCCCTCCACATCTGCGTAATTTGGAGGAAGATACGCGCTGGGAATGGCTACAGCTCCATCAAACAACAGTCTGGGCTTTCTCCTGCTACAAAACCTTATTgccaggatgatgatgatgaaggtcaggAAGAAAGTGGAAACGGACACCAGCGCGATGATCAAATAAAACGTCATTTTGGAGCTGCTCTCGTCACGAGACAAGTCTTTCAGTTCTGGAACTTCAGCCAAGTTATCTGATATAAGTAAATACAATGCGCACGTGGCTGAGAGAGAGGGCTGTCCGTTATCTCTCACGGACACAATGAGGTTCTGTTTCATGCTGTCAGATTCAGAAATGTCCCGCTGCGTCCTGATCTCTCCACTATGGACACCGATTGTGAAAAGTCCCGGATCTGTCGCTTTAATAATGTGATACGAGAGCCACGCGTTCTGACCAGAATCCGCGTCCACGGCGATCACCTTGGAGACCAGGGAGCGCGCCTGCGCAGCTTTGGGTACCATCTCGGTCATGAAGGAGTTTCCTTCCGGAGAGGGGTATAATATCTGAGGGGAGTTGTCGTTCTCATCCGTTACGAAGAAACTCACGGTCACGTTACTGCTCAGAGGAGGAGACCCGTTGTCTCTGGCTAACACGAGCACTTTGAAACTTTTCAGCTGTTCGTAATCAAACGATCTCACGGCATGAATGACCCCGGTGTCTCCGTTAATGGATAGAAAAGAGGACACCGGTGCGCCACTGAGATCAGAGGACAACAGAGAATAAACTACAGTGCCATTCTGTCTCCAGTCCGGGTCTGTAGCTGATACTGAACAAATAGAGGAGCCAGGTTTATTATTTTCTTGAACATGAGCTCTGTAACTCTGCTCCTGAAATACAGGTGGATTATCATTCACGTCAGCTACAGTCAGGTGAATATTCTTAGTGGAAGATAAAGGCGGAGAGCCCTCATCAGTAGcagtaattgtaatattataatcaGAGAGCAGCTCGCGGTCTAATTCACCTGTGGTCACCAGAGAATAGTAATTTTTGATTGAAGGTACGAGTTTAAATGGGACGTTTTGCTGAATGGAGCAGCGCACCTGTCCGTTATTCTCAGAGTCTCTGTCCTGCACATTAATGATGCCAACCTCTGTACCGGGTAAAACATTCTCAGGAATAGGGCTATTTAGTGACTTAATTAATATAACTGGGGCATTATCATTGATGTCAGAAATCTCAATAACAACAGTTGCATGAGATACCATTCCCAGTCCATCTGTGGCTTGAATTGGAAGCTCAAATGATGACTCGTTCTCAAAGTCAAGAGCCCCTGTTAATGTAATTTTGCCACTACCTGAGTCGATGGAAAAAACCATCATGTCACTTTCTGAAACATGGCCAAATTCATATGTCACTTCTCCATTTTGTCCCTCGTCTGCATCAGTAGCACTCACTGTCACCACTACAGTATCTAGAGGGGCATTTTCAGGCAGACTGACTTTATAGACGGCCTGACTAAAGACTGGAGCATTATCATTAGCATCCAGCACAGTGACGTGTATTGCTACAGTACCTGATCTCGGTGGAGTCCCGCCGTCTACCGCAGTGAGAATTAATGTTACCTCCTGTTGTTGTTCACGATCTAATTCTTTATAAAGTACTAGCTCACCATACAACTTACCTGTTGTTTTTGCATCAAcagccaattcaaaatatttattctgCCCTAAATTATACGTTTGAACAGAATTAGTCCCTATGTCTGCATCGTGAGCCTCCTCGAGCAAAAAACGAGCACCTTTTACAACCGACTCGCTGATCTCAaattttattatatcttttttaaaGATAGGGGTATTGTCATTTACATCTTGAACGTTTACGTTCATGCGATGAGATTCAAGAGGATTTTCCAAAATCAGGTCCTGTTTTATAACACACAAAGCTTTCTTTCCACAAAGACTCTCTCTGTCGATTCTCTC
This DNA window, taken from Carassius auratus strain Wakin chromosome 14, ASM336829v1, whole genome shotgun sequence, encodes the following:
- the LOC113113621 gene encoding protocadherin gamma-A11-like isoform X14, which encodes MNNNWMLLVSFSLRAFLFASIVLHTANGDVSYSFPEEMKRGSVIGNIAKDLGLDVNRLSYRKARIDIEGNRKRYCDINLNTGELIVAERIDRESLCGKKALCVIKQDLILENPLESHRMNVNVQDVNDNTPIFKKDIIKFEISESVVKGARFLLEEAHDADIGTNSVQTYNLGQNKYFELAVDAKTTGKLYGELVLYKELDREQQQEVTLILTAVDGGTPPRSGTVAIHVTVLDANDNAPVFSQAVYKVSLPENAPLDTVVVTVSATDADEGQNGEVTYEFGHVSESDMMVFSIDSGSGKITLTGALDFENESSFELPIQATDGLGMVSHATVVIEISDINDNAPVILIKSLNSPIPENVLPGTEVGIINVQDRDSENNGQVRCSIQQNVPFKLVPSIKNYYSLVTTGELDRELLSDYNITITATDEGSPPLSSTKNIHLTVADVNDNPPVFQEQSYRAHVQENNKPGSSICSVSATDPDWRQNGTVVYSLLSSDLSGAPVSSFLSINGDTGVIHAVRSFDYEQLKSFKVLVLARDNGSPPLSSNVTVSFFVTDENDNSPQILYPSPEGNSFMTEMVPKAAQARSLVSKVIAVDADSGQNAWLSYHIIKATDPGLFTIGVHSGEIRTQRDISESDSMKQNLIVSVRDNGQPSLSATCALYLLISDNLAEVPELKDLSRDESSSKMTFYLIIALVSVSTFFLTFIIIILAIRFCSRRKPRLLFDGAVAIPSAYLPPNYADVEGAGTLRSTYNYDAYLTTGSRTSDFKFVRSYNEDTLTADLNLKKSQSADDLNAFAEEIECLSQQKPPSADWRFTQNQRPGPSGAAATPEVAVGTGPWPNPPTEAEQLQALMAAANEVSEATNTLGPGTMGLSTRYSPQFTLQHVPDYRQNVYIPGSTATLTSNQQQPQQALPPPQAAIAAAAAQSEPPKAAQTPASKKKSTKKEKK